One Orrella dioscoreae genomic window carries:
- a CDS encoding Bug family tripartite tricarboxylate transporter substrate binding protein, translated as MFTQVTRRAVLAMSLAAVFAATPAAAAEAWKPTKPVRLLVGFAPGGSADTLGRLLAEPLSKQLGAPVVVENLAGAGGNIMAQRLATSAADGYTIGIGAAGAMAITYAINAQGTRYKPADFTPITLAATQPNVVLVNADVPANNLEELKAYFQKTPTATYGTAGVGISNHLIAETLLHRLGVKVEHAAYRGAAPVITDLLGGHIVMTVDNISTAAPLVKDGKVKGLAVTSLVRSPQLPNVPTVDEQGLKGFDMPTWQGVFAPAGLPAEILAAYEQALQAVLAQPETAQKMAGLGSEPVKGVTSTAFEAFLEKDRAQWADIAKAANINLSQ; from the coding sequence ATGTTCACGCAAGTCACCCGCCGCGCCGTTCTCGCCATGAGCCTGGCCGCCGTTTTCGCCGCCACCCCGGCCGCTGCCGCCGAGGCCTGGAAGCCGACCAAGCCCGTGCGCCTGCTGGTGGGTTTCGCCCCCGGCGGTTCCGCCGACACCCTGGGCCGCCTGCTGGCCGAGCCGCTCTCCAAGCAACTGGGCGCGCCCGTGGTGGTGGAGAACCTGGCCGGCGCCGGCGGCAACATCATGGCGCAACGCCTGGCCACCTCGGCCGCCGACGGCTACACCATCGGCATCGGCGCAGCCGGCGCCATGGCCATCACCTACGCCATCAACGCCCAGGGCACGCGCTACAAGCCCGCCGACTTCACGCCCATCACCCTGGCCGCGACCCAGCCCAACGTGGTGCTGGTGAACGCCGACGTGCCGGCCAACAACCTGGAAGAACTGAAGGCCTATTTCCAGAAGACGCCGACCGCCACCTATGGCACCGCCGGCGTCGGCATCTCGAACCACCTGATCGCCGAAACGCTGCTGCACCGCCTGGGCGTGAAGGTCGAGCACGCCGCCTACCGTGGCGCCGCGCCCGTCATCACCGACCTGCTGGGCGGCCACATCGTCATGACCGTGGACAACATCTCCACCGCCGCGCCGCTGGTCAAGGACGGCAAGGTCAAGGGCCTGGCCGTGACGTCGCTGGTCCGTTCGCCGCAGCTGCCCAACGTGCCGACGGTCGACGAGCAGGGCCTGAAGGGCTTCGACATGCCGACCTGGCAGGGCGTGTTCGCGCCTGCCGGTCTGCCCGCCGAGATCCTGGCCGCCTACGAGCAGGCGCTGCAGGCCGTGCTGGCCCAGCCGGAAACGGCGCAGAAGATGGCCGGTCTGGGGTCCGAGCCGGTCAAGGGCGTGACTTCCACCGCGTTCGAAGCCTTCCTGGAGAAGGACCGCGCGCAGTGGGCCGATATCGCCAAGGCCGCGAACATCAACCTGTCGCAGTAA
- a CDS encoding DUF1177 domain-containing protein, whose amino-acid sequence MKQVIDVIEMLSSAHVTGEQVAQALRAAGNCEVEVRTLARDGLSTDFLSIVIPGSDPEAPQLGIVGRLGGIGARPAVTGLVSDSDGAVVALAAAFKLMAMANHGDVLPGTVRIRTHICPRAGTRPHHPVPMMRSPFPMREMMSYEVDPAMQAILSVDTTRGNRLVNHRGVALTPVACQGWLLRLPETLLDVLGWVSGELPVTLPLTMQDITPYENGLYHVNSLMQPAIVTDAPVVGVALTAQTTVPGCATGVTNAYDADVAMRFCIEAAKLYGQGILTFVDEAEQQALLARYGSMAHLQTLGNEPVAEAR is encoded by the coding sequence ATGAAGCAGGTCATCGACGTCATTGAAATGCTGTCCTCCGCCCACGTCACGGGCGAGCAGGTGGCCCAGGCGCTGCGCGCGGCGGGCAACTGCGAAGTGGAAGTGCGCACGCTGGCCCGCGACGGCCTGAGCACGGATTTCCTTTCCATCGTCATTCCCGGGAGTGATCCCGAGGCGCCGCAACTGGGCATCGTCGGCCGCCTGGGCGGCATCGGCGCGCGTCCGGCGGTCACCGGTCTCGTGTCCGATTCGGATGGCGCGGTGGTGGCGCTGGCCGCCGCCTTCAAGCTGATGGCCATGGCCAATCATGGCGACGTGCTGCCCGGCACCGTGCGCATCCGCACCCACATCTGCCCGCGCGCCGGCACCCGGCCGCACCATCCCGTGCCGATGATGCGCTCGCCGTTCCCCATGCGCGAGATGATGTCCTACGAAGTGGACCCGGCCATGCAGGCCATCCTGTCGGTGGACACCACGCGCGGCAACCGCCTGGTGAACCATCGCGGCGTGGCGCTCACGCCCGTGGCCTGCCAGGGCTGGCTGCTGCGCCTGCCCGAGACGCTGCTGGACGTGCTGGGCTGGGTCAGCGGCGAGCTGCCGGTGACGCTGCCGCTCACCATGCAGGACATCACGCCTTATGAAAACGGCCTGTATCACGTGAACTCGCTGATGCAGCCCGCCATCGTCACCGATGCCCCGGTGGTGGGCGTGGCGCTGACCGCCCAGACCACGGTGCCGGGTTGCGCGACGGGCGTCACGAACGCCTATGACGCCGACGTCGCGATGCGCTTCTGCATCGAGGCCGCCAAGCTGTACGGCCAGGGCATCCTGACGTTCGTCGACGAGGCCGAGCAGCAGGCATTGCTGGCGCGCTATGGCTCGATGGCGCATCTGCAGACGTTGGGCAACGAGCCCGTCGCGGAGGCGCGATGA
- a CDS encoding metal-dependent hydrolase, which produces MDSLTQAVLGAGIQGALLGRFQGRRALLYGAALGTLPDLDVVISYADPVSAMTFHRGFSHSVFVLTGLAALMTAGIRKRWPDTGYSAWRLFLALWLVLITHPLLDAFTSYGTQLFWPFHPIPASWSSVFIIDPLFTVPLTVAVLAGLVWGAGSRVWRAQAWCLGWCVVYLAASLAGKNMAETRVQEALAARGVRAQTMFSAPMPFNTLLWRVVVRDGDGYYEAVTSWFDRKEPELVRQPLHPELVPPLLNSPQYIRLAWFTGGWLRHDAIGDELVVTDLRMGMTGYYTFRFVMARRQGDLWRPVLPERWASSRGGVDELRQVGRRIVQAQPPLPLAEWSLRNGEGQVPAPVETLLK; this is translated from the coding sequence ATGGATTCTCTGACTCAGGCCGTGCTCGGCGCTGGCATACAAGGCGCGTTGCTCGGCCGCTTCCAGGGACGCCGCGCCCTGCTGTATGGCGCCGCCCTGGGCACCTTGCCCGACCTGGACGTGGTGATTTCCTACGCCGATCCGGTCAGCGCCATGACCTTCCATCGCGGCTTCTCGCATTCCGTGTTCGTTCTGACGGGCCTTGCCGCGCTCATGACGGCGGGCATCCGCAAGCGCTGGCCCGATACGGGCTACAGCGCCTGGCGCCTGTTCCTGGCCTTGTGGCTGGTGCTCATCACGCATCCCCTGCTGGATGCCTTCACCAGCTACGGCACGCAGCTCTTCTGGCCTTTCCATCCGATACCCGCCAGCTGGTCCAGCGTGTTCATCATCGATCCGCTCTTTACCGTGCCATTGACCGTGGCGGTGCTCGCCGGCCTGGTCTGGGGAGCGGGGTCCCGCGTCTGGCGGGCACAGGCCTGGTGCCTGGGCTGGTGCGTGGTCTACCTGGCGGCAAGCCTGGCGGGCAAGAACATGGCCGAGACCCGCGTGCAGGAAGCGCTGGCCGCGCGCGGTGTCCGGGCCCAGACGATGTTCTCGGCGCCCATGCCCTTCAATACCTTGCTGTGGCGCGTGGTGGTGCGCGATGGCGATGGCTACTACGAGGCCGTCACGAGCTGGTTCGACCGCAAGGAGCCGGAGCTGGTGCGCCAGCCGCTGCACCCCGAGCTGGTGCCGCCCTTGCTCAACAGCCCGCAGTACATCCGCCTGGCCTGGTTCACCGGCGGATGGCTGCGCCACGATGCCATCGGCGATGAACTCGTCGTCACCGACCTGCGCATGGGCATGACCGGCTATTACACCTTCCGCTTCGTGATGGCGCGCCGTCAGGGCGACCTGTGGCGTCCGGTGCTGCCGGAACGCTGGGCCAGCTCGCGCGGGGGCGTGGACGAACTGCGCCAGGTGGGCAGGCGCATCGTCCAGGCGCAGCCGCCGCTGCCATTGGCGGAGTGGTCCTTGCGCAATGGTGAAGGGCAGGTGCCCGCGCCGGTGGAGACCCTGCTGAAGTGA
- the coaBC gene encoding bifunctional phosphopantothenoylcysteine decarboxylase/phosphopantothenate--cysteine ligase CoaBC: protein MQDFAHKRIVLGLTGGVACYKSADLVRRLIEQGATVDVVMTEAATRFITPVTLQALSGRPVYTDAWDARVPNNMPHIALTRGADAILVAPASADFLSKLVHGAADDLLSTLCLARACPLLVAPAMNIEMWSNPATRRNVAQLREDGVTVLGPDVGDQACGETGEGRMLEPLALREELAAFFQPKLLAGKRVLLTAGPTAEPIDPVRVITNRSSGKTGYALARAAAEAGAHVTLVSGPTALTAPRGVRRVGVQTARQMHEAVLAVAPLADVFIAVAAVADWRVVNASTQKIKKQGGNASGLPTLSFEANPDILADVAALPDGPWCVGFAAETENLAEHAEAKRRSKGIDLLVGNLAQDVMDADTTALQLFDAQGVHPMPAADKLTAARRLVAEIAARLPPRGPLTA, encoded by the coding sequence ATGCAAGACTTCGCGCACAAACGCATCGTGCTGGGCCTGACCGGCGGCGTGGCCTGCTACAAGAGCGCCGACCTCGTGCGCAGGCTGATCGAGCAAGGCGCCACGGTCGACGTCGTCATGACCGAGGCCGCCACCCGCTTCATCACGCCCGTGACGCTGCAGGCACTGTCGGGACGGCCGGTCTACACCGATGCCTGGGATGCGCGCGTGCCCAACAACATGCCGCACATCGCGCTGACGCGTGGCGCCGACGCCATCCTGGTCGCGCCGGCCTCGGCCGACTTCCTGTCCAAGCTCGTGCACGGCGCGGCCGACGACCTGCTCTCCACGCTGTGCCTGGCGCGCGCCTGTCCCCTGCTGGTGGCGCCTGCCATGAACATCGAGATGTGGAGCAATCCCGCCACGCGCCGCAACGTCGCGCAATTGCGCGAAGACGGCGTGACGGTGCTGGGCCCGGACGTGGGCGACCAGGCCTGCGGCGAAACCGGCGAGGGCCGCATGCTGGAACCCCTGGCCCTGCGCGAGGAACTGGCCGCCTTCTTCCAGCCCAAGCTGCTGGCGGGCAAGCGCGTGCTGCTCACCGCGGGTCCCACGGCCGAACCCATCGATCCGGTGCGCGTGATCACCAACCGCTCGTCGGGCAAGACCGGCTATGCGCTGGCCCGCGCCGCCGCCGAGGCCGGCGCGCATGTCACGCTGGTGTCGGGGCCGACCGCGCTGACCGCGCCGCGCGGCGTGCGTCGCGTCGGCGTGCAAACCGCGCGGCAGATGCACGAGGCCGTGCTGGCCGTGGCCCCGCTGGCCGATGTCTTCATCGCCGTGGCGGCAGTGGCCGACTGGCGCGTCGTGAACGCCAGCACGCAGAAGATCAAGAAACAGGGCGGCAATGCAAGCGGCCTGCCCACGCTGAGTTTCGAAGCCAACCCGGACATCCTGGCCGACGTGGCGGCCCTGCCCGACGGTCCGTGGTGCGTGGGTTTCGCGGCGGAAACCGAAAACCTGGCCGAACACGCCGAGGCCAAGCGCCGCAGCAAGGGCATCGACCTGCTGGTGGGCAACCTGGCGCAGGATGTGATGGACGCCGACACCACCGCGCTGCAGCTCTTCGACGCACAGGGCGTGCATCCGATGCCGGCAGCCGACAAGCTGACGGCAGCCCGCCGCCTGGTGGCGGAGATTGCCGCGCGCCTGCCGCCGCGCGGGCCGCTCACGGCCTGA
- a CDS encoding AroM family protein — translation MSAPRRVAFFTIGQSPRIDVVPEMAEVLGAHVRIDEFGALDDLDAAAIAAMAPRSGAYRFATRMRDGSQVELDSVLAEERLERVMVDADALGYDVLVPLCTGTAIATLRTLVLEPQQVVDHALAGIARHCRKVGLMVPLASQLEGFHMVCELPCASRLAHASPYEPDRARALARFADAGRELADCDLIVMHCMGYASWMREAVAQASGRPVLLSNRLVAQSLAQLLE, via the coding sequence ATGAGCGCCCCGCGCCGCGTCGCGTTCTTCACCATCGGGCAGTCGCCTCGCATCGACGTGGTGCCGGAAATGGCCGAGGTGCTGGGCGCGCATGTGCGCATCGACGAGTTCGGCGCGCTGGATGACCTGGACGCCGCCGCCATCGCGGCGATGGCGCCGCGCTCGGGCGCCTATCGCTTCGCCACGCGCATGCGCGACGGCAGCCAGGTCGAGCTCGACAGCGTGCTGGCCGAGGAGCGGCTGGAACGCGTGATGGTCGACGCCGACGCGCTGGGCTACGACGTGCTGGTGCCGCTGTGCACCGGCACGGCCATCGCCACGTTGCGCACGCTGGTGCTGGAGCCGCAGCAGGTGGTGGACCACGCGCTGGCGGGCATTGCGCGCCATTGCCGGAAAGTCGGCCTGATGGTGCCGCTGGCCAGCCAGCTGGAAGGTTTTCACATGGTGTGCGAGCTGCCCTGCGCCAGCCGCCTGGCGCATGCCTCGCCCTATGAGCCCGATCGCGCGCGTGCGCTGGCACGCTTTGCCGACGCCGGCCGCGAGCTGGCCGACTGCGATCTCATCGTCATGCACTGCATGGGCTACGCCTCGTGGATGCGCGAAGCCGTGGCGCAGGCCAGCGGCCGCCCGGTATTGCTGTCGAACCGGCTCGTCGCGCAGTCGCTGGCGCAATTGCTGGAATGA
- the pepE gene encoding dipeptidase PepE, translating to MNLLLLSNSSSDAGYLTHALPWISDLVAGLPEGPALFLPYAGVTRSWDDYADLVAGALAPAGIAVQSLHREADAAAAVARAALFIVGGGNTFQLLAQVRQLGLLTQIARRVRSGQARYLGWSAGANLACPTIRTTNDMPIVDPGGLDALNLVPFQINAHYTEAHPPGHRGETRRQRLAEFCRVDPVTPVVGLPEGTGLHVLDTRVAVLGGQPAVLLQGDAPLRELTADTLEVQA from the coding sequence ATGAATCTTCTTCTTTTGAGTAACTCCAGCAGCGACGCGGGCTACCTCACGCACGCGCTGCCCTGGATCAGCGACCTGGTCGCCGGCCTGCCCGAGGGGCCCGCGCTTTTCCTGCCCTACGCGGGTGTCACCCGCAGCTGGGACGACTATGCCGACCTGGTGGCGGGGGCGCTCGCGCCCGCCGGCATCGCCGTGCAGTCGCTGCATCGCGAGGCCGATGCCGCCGCCGCGGTGGCGCGCGCCGCGCTCTTCATCGTCGGGGGCGGCAACACGTTCCAGCTGCTCGCGCAGGTGCGCCAACTGGGCTTGCTGACCCAGATCGCCCGCCGCGTGCGCAGCGGCCAGGCGCGCTACCTGGGCTGGAGCGCGGGCGCCAACCTGGCATGTCCCACCATCCGCACCACCAACGACATGCCCATCGTCGACCCGGGCGGCCTGGACGCGCTGAACCTCGTGCCTTTCCAGATCAACGCGCACTACACCGAGGCGCATCCGCCCGGCCATCGCGGCGAGACGCGCCGCCAGCGGCTGGCGGAGTTCTGCCGCGTCGATCCGGTCACCCCGGTCGTGGGCCTGCCGGAAGGCACGGGCCTGCACGTGCTGGATACGCGCGTTGCGGTGCTGGGCGGCCAGCCCGCCGTGTTGTTGCAGGGCGATGCGCCGCTGCGTGAACTCACCGCCGACACGCTGGAGGTCCAGGCATGA
- a CDS encoding IclR family transcriptional regulator, producing MSILDGVQKVLSLYAQGVGPQTFSEIAARLALPKSSASRLLNQMQLYGLLDQDPASRRYRPGNLLALAVQADQASTPLDDACREVLTRLSERSGMTAYLSTLNGPETVVLQRLNGSHPVQVLSSPGSRRAAAGTAMGRAMLARLDDAQLAALYGDDGALPPGREGRDPPASVAALRQRVARAREARCAVAIDEAMPGIGAVAAAVRDPASGELRGLCVSFVSFEISDDQVQTLRALLLREVGALGARLGDPYWAGALPAATDVS from the coding sequence ATGAGCATCCTCGATGGTGTGCAGAAAGTGCTGTCGCTGTACGCGCAAGGCGTGGGGCCCCAGACCTTCAGCGAGATCGCTGCGCGCCTGGCCCTGCCCAAGAGTTCTGCCTCGCGGCTGCTGAACCAGATGCAGCTGTACGGCCTGCTGGACCAGGATCCGGCGTCGCGCCGCTATCGGCCTGGCAATCTGCTGGCCCTGGCCGTGCAGGCCGACCAGGCGTCCACGCCGCTGGACGATGCCTGCCGCGAGGTGCTGACGCGACTGTCCGAGCGCAGCGGCATGACCGCTTACCTATCCACCTTGAATGGCCCGGAAACCGTGGTGCTGCAGCGCCTGAACGGCTCGCATCCGGTGCAGGTGCTGTCTTCGCCGGGCTCGCGCCGCGCGGCGGCCGGCACCGCCATGGGCCGCGCGATGCTGGCCCGGCTGGACGATGCGCAGCTTGCCGCCCTGTATGGCGACGACGGCGCGCTGCCGCCGGGCCGGGAAGGGCGCGACCCTCCGGCCAGCGTGGCGGCGCTGCGCCAGCGCGTGGCGCGCGCCCGCGAGGCGCGTTGCGCCGTGGCCATCGACGAGGCCATGCCCGGCATCGGCGCAGTGGCGGCGGCGGTGAGGGATCCCGCCAGCGGTGAGTTGCGCGGCCTGTGCGTGTCCTTCGTGTCCTTCGAGATTTCCGACGACCAGGTGCAGACCTTGCGCGCGCTGTTGCTGCGCGAAGTCGGCGCGCTGGGCGCGCGGCTGGGCGACCCCTACTGGGCGGGCGCATTGCCGGCCGCCACCGATGTTTCCTGA